One window of the Sulfitobacter sp. HNIBRBA3233 genome contains the following:
- a CDS encoding NifU family protein: MFIQTESTPNPATLKFLPGQTVLEMGTADFPSADAAGKSPLAQRIFAVEGVTGVFFGTDFVTVTKEDAVEWDHLKPSLLGAIMEHFQSGKPVMDEGHQAASGHAEHSGEDEVVVGQIKELLDSRVRPAVAQDGGDITFHGFDRGVVYLHMQGACAGCPSSTLTLKMGIENLLRHYIPEVTEVRPVA; the protein is encoded by the coding sequence ATGTTTATCCAGACTGAATCGACACCAAATCCCGCAACGCTCAAGTTCCTGCCCGGTCAGACCGTGCTGGAGATGGGCACAGCGGATTTCCCATCCGCCGATGCCGCGGGTAAATCCCCGCTGGCCCAGCGCATTTTCGCGGTCGAAGGTGTGACAGGCGTATTTTTCGGCACCGATTTCGTCACCGTGACCAAAGAGGACGCCGTCGAATGGGACCATCTGAAACCCAGCCTTCTGGGTGCCATCATGGAACACTTTCAGTCCGGCAAGCCGGTCATGGACGAGGGCCATCAGGCCGCATCCGGCCACGCCGAGCATTCCGGCGAGGACGAAGTGGTGGTCGGCCAGATCAAGGAGCTGCTCGATAGCCGGGTGCGCCCTGCGGTGGCACAGGACGGCGGCGACATCACGTTCCACGGCTTTGACCGCGGCGTTGTCTACCTGCACATGCAGGGTGCTTGCGCCGGCTGCCCGTCCTCGACACTGACCCTGAAAATGGGGATCGAGAACCTGCTGCGCCACTACATCCCCGAGGTCACGGAAGTGCGCCCCGTCGCCTGA
- a CDS encoding universal stress protein, whose protein sequence is MRKFLVVLDDSRECLNAMRFAAMRASKTGGGVEVLSVIPPEEFNHWIGVSDIMREEARERIEVHFEVFAKWMRDRQGVDPELVIREGQPVDEIIAQIKEDGDIGVLVLGAGTDGKGPGPLVTQLTRSSGSLPVPITIVPGDMSKERLEAIT, encoded by the coding sequence ATGCGCAAGTTTCTTGTGGTTCTCGATGACAGCCGCGAATGCCTGAACGCCATGCGTTTTGCCGCCATGCGTGCGTCGAAAACCGGCGGCGGGGTCGAGGTGCTGTCGGTCATTCCGCCCGAGGAGTTCAATCACTGGATCGGGGTCAGCGATATCATGCGTGAAGAGGCCCGCGAGCGGATCGAGGTCCATTTCGAGGTTTTCGCGAAGTGGATGCGCGACCGGCAGGGGGTAGATCCCGAGCTGGTGATCCGCGAAGGCCAGCCGGTGGACGAGATCATCGCCCAGATCAAGGAAGACGGCGATATCGGCGTTCTGGTTCTGGGTGCGGGCACCGACGGCAAGGGCCCCGGCCCCCTCGTGACGCAGCTGACGCGCAGTTCCGGCAGCCTGCCCGTGCCGATCACCATCGTCCCCGGCGACATGAGCAAGGAAAGGCTTGAGGCGATCACTTGA